The following are from one region of the Carassius auratus strain Wakin chromosome 13, ASM336829v1, whole genome shotgun sequence genome:
- the LOC113112494 gene encoding mediator of RNA polymerase II transcription subunit 6-like, with product MASVDLRDNLLGISWVDSGWVPILNPSNVLDYFSERSNPFYDRTCNNEVVKMQRLTLDHLNQMVGVEYILLHAQEPILYIIRKQQRQSPTQVIPLADYYIIAGVVYQAPDLGSVISSRLLSAVHGIQSAFDESMSFCRYHPSKGYWWHFKDQEERERVKPKSKRKEEPSSLFQRQRVDTLLLDLRNKFPPTFYQPKPGEKPVPVEVKKEPEVPVEIVKPPEERETKPPAPPGPARPAPQTTPNKPPPEKRARLQ from the exons ATGGCGTCGGTGGATTTAAGAG ACAATTTGCTGGGCATCTCGTGGGTGGACAGTGGCTGGGTGCCCATCCTGAACCCCAGCAACGTGTTGGATTATTTCTCCGAAAGGAGCAACCCCTTCTATGATCGAACCTGCAACAACGAGGTGGTGAAAATGCAGAGATTAACCCTGGATCACCTCAA TCAGATGGTGGGTGTGGAATATATTTTACTTCACGCACAGGAGCCGATTCTGTACATCATCAGAAAACAGCAGAGACAGTCACCAACACAAG TTATCCCTCTTGCTGACTACTATATCATAGCTGGAGTGGTGTATCAAGCTCCTGACCTGGGATCAGTCATCAGTTCCAGATTG CTCTCAGCGGTTCATGGGATTCAGTCTGCGTTTGATGAGTCGATGTCCTTCTGCAGGTACCACCCATCCAAAGGGTACTGGTGGCACTTTAAAGACCAGGAGGAGAGag AAAGGGTAAAGCCTAAATCTAAGCGGAAAGAGGAGCCGAGTTCTTTGTTCCAAAGGCAGAGAGTTGACACGCTGCTACTGGACCTGCGCAATAAATTTCCCCCAACTTTCTATCAG CCCAAACCAGGAGAGAAGCCTGTCCCAG TGGAGGTAAAGAAAGAACCTGAAGTGCCAGTTGAGATCGTGAAGCCTCCAGAAGAGCGAGAAACAAAGCCCCCGGCCCCTCCCGGCCCTGCTCGGCCAGCCCCACAAACTACACCCAACAAACCTCCACCTGAGAAACGTGCACGCTTACAGTGA
- the LOC113112492 gene encoding tetratricopeptide repeat protein 9A-like has translation MSVEQGRFEGMIRKGNGAMSVISGSANSTVVQLPGGRSRGDARYQQHAPHQSGSMVKPQNEPADLVKRALDFKTQGTQCYKDKKYREAIGKYHRALLEMKGLCRVLGDPDTSKSPSAVLTSISKSSLTDEQKGAVENAELECYNSLAACLLQMELVNYERVKEYCLKVLRKEGENFKALYRSGVAYYHLGDFNKALHYLKESHKQQPTDTNVIRYIQLTEMKIRRNAQREKSEVP, from the exons ATGAGTGTGGAGCAGGGCAGATTTGAAGGAATGATTCGTAAGGGAAACGGCGCGATGAGCGTCATTAGCGGCAGCGCGAACTCCACCGTCGTGCAGCTTCCCGGTGGCCGGAGCCGCGGAGACGCGCGCTACCAGCAGCACGCACCCCATCAGAGCGGTTCGATGGTGAAACCCCAAAATGAACCCGCGGACCTGGTGAAACGAGCACTGGACTTCAAGACGCAAGGCACGCAGTGCTACAAGGATAAAAAATACCGCGAGGCCATCGGCAAGTACCACCGCGCGCTGCTGGAAATGAAGGGTCTGTGTCGCGTGCTGGGGGATCCGGACACCAGTAAGTCCCCGTCTGCCGTCCTGACCAGCATCAGCAAGTCCAGCCTGACGGACGAGCAGAAGGGCGCGGTGGAGAACGCGGAGCTGGAGTGCTACAACAGCCTTGCAG CATGTCTGTTGCAGATGGAGCTAGTGAATTATGAACGAGTGAAGGAGTACTGTCTGAAGGTTTTGAGAAAGGAGGGTGAGAATTTTAAAGCCCTGTATCGCTCCGGTGTGGCATATTATCATCTGGGAGACTTCAACAAAGCCCTGCACTACCTAAAAGAGTCACACAAACAGCAGCCCACAG ACACAAATGTCATCCGCTACATCCAACTCACGGAAATGAAGATTCGACGAAATGCCCAGAGAGAGAAATCAGAAGTTCCATAA